AAGCAGTAATATTTTGTTTTTCATTTTATTCCTTATTTTGATTGTAATTCTTTTAATGTCTCTTTAACAACGTCTACGTGAAGGACTTCTACCGTTTCACCTTTGACTTTTTTCTTCTTTCGAACGTTGACTTTTTCCCAAGCTGCTGCAATTTTTCCTTCAGGATTGATAATAAAGGTGCTTCTTACAACACCCATAGACTCTCGTCCCATGAACTTTTTAAGTTGCCATACACCATACGCTTCACACACTTTTTTATCTTCATCTGCTAAAAGTGTGATATCCAGTGATTGCTTTTCTATAAAGTTTCTGTGTTTAGCAGGTGTGTCAGGACTGACACCCAAAATCAACGCATCTAAGCCTTCAAAGTCTGGCATTGCAGCAGTAAAGTCGCAAGCTTCTGTGGTACAACCAGGTGTGTTGTCCCGAGGATAAAAATATAATACAATCCATTTTCCCGCTAAATCTCTCAGACAAATTTCAACATCATCTTGATTGGGAATACAAAACTCTGGAGCTTTTGTTCCAACTTCTAACATATTATTTCCTTTTTATTAGTCCCAATAAAAAGGGACCGTATTATTTCTTTCTTCTTTTTAGTATAGGAAATAAATTCCTATTAAAAGAAGCAAAACCTAAAGAGCCTCAGAAGAGGCTTTAATTTATTTGATGGCAATAAACGTTGCAAAATTCACCCACTTAAAAAGGGTTTCACAGTGTGAAAATCCTGCATCTTCTATCATTTGTCTGTTCTCCTCTTCACTGTAAGGAATCAAAACATTTTCTAACGCTTCTCTTTTTTGAGCAATCTCAAATTCAGAGTAACCTTGTGTTTTTTTAAATTTATAATACTCATCAATAGACTGTTTATTGAGTGTTTTATTGGATGAAATCACTTTTTCACTGAATATAAACACTCCGCCACTCTCTAAAGAATCATAAATTTTTTGAACCAGCTTCTCTCGATGCAGTGGGCGAATAAATTGCAGTGTATAGTTTGAGATAATCAACTTTGCATCTTCTAATGCAATGTCGTGAATATCTCCTTCAATAAACTCAATTGCTACACCAAAAGCTTTTGCTTTGTTTTTAGCTCGGTTGAGCATGGCATTTGAGTTATCAATCCCAATAAGTTGCAACTCTTTATCACAATGTTTTGCAAGTTCAATCAGTGTTGAAGCAGTTGAACAACCTAAATCATACACTTTATCATTGTTCTCTAAAAAATTCAAAGCAAAATTGATGGTCAATCGTTGCATCTCTTTGTAGTATGGAACAGAACGGTTGAGCATGTCATCAAAAACGGATGCAACCTCTTCATCAAACTCAAATTGTTTGGTTATAGATTTTTCAAATACTTTATCTATCATCTTAATATTGTATCGAATTGAAAGTTATATTCATATAATTTTTTTGCACACTGAATCATTTTTGAAAATAGTTTTTAACATCAATAATGTCTTGGTCAATTTGAAGTTTCAAGTCTTCAAAGGAATCAAACTTTTGATTGTCTCGTATTTTTTCAAAAAACTTGATCTGCACCTCTTTCCTGTGGTTGGTTAAGTTCTTGTCCAATATGTGAGTCTCTATAGCAAAAGAACCATCGGTGGTTACTCTGTGACCTAAGAAAGTAATCGATTCATAACTTTGTTTTTCTACGATGGTTTTGGTGGCATAAACCCCTTCATTGGGAAGCAAATAATCCTCAACTTTTAAGTTGATTGTGGGCACAAAACTTTTTGAACCAAGCCCTTGACCTTTGACTTGAACACCATCGATGGTATATTTTCTGCCAAGCAAAGTGTTGGCTGTGAGGAAATCTCCTTTGACAATATATTCTCGAATGATTCTTGAGTGTACGGGAATATTATTGATACACACTTCATTAATCACCACTACTTCCCCATGAAAGAGCTCTTTGAGTTCACTGATACAGTGAGTTCTATTCGCACCAAAACAAAAGTCAAATCCCACTACAATTTTTCGCATGTTGGGAAACTCTTCATTTAAAAGTGCCATAAACTCTTTGCCTTGTAAGTGTTTAATACTTTGTAAATCGTAATAGTATATCGGGTAGGAGGTGAAAGCTTCTCGTTTGGTTTTGGGGGTTAAGTTGGCATATCCGGTCTCTATAACAACTATAGCACCATTTTTTGTTAAGTTTGCAAAGAGTGTTTGATGCGCCATGTGCATGCCATCAAAACCACCAATGGCAATTGAGGTGATACTTTTTTTATCGACTAACATGTTTCTCCTACTGCTTAATAAAGTAAAGAAGCTCTTCTTGGTTGCCCTCTTTACCTTCAAGTTGACTCAAACTGTGATATTGAAGTGTCCAATTCAATTTTCTGGTCGCTTCTATAAAAGTGCTTCGTGCTTTTTCAATCGCTTTGGCATCTTTTACGACCCCTTTTTTATCACGTTTGATATGGTTACCCACTTCAAATTGGGGTTTAAATAAAATGATAATCTCATGACTGCTCAGTTCATTAATTGCATCTAAAATATGATGCAAACTGATGAATGAAACATCACAGGTCACCAGTTCAAAAGGCGTTTGTGCTTTGAAGTTTCGAATATCGCACTGCTC
This genomic window from Candidatus Marinarcus aquaticus contains:
- the bcp gene encoding thioredoxin-dependent thiol peroxidase; this encodes MLEVGTKAPEFCIPNQDDVEICLRDLAGKWIVLYFYPRDNTPGCTTEACDFTAAMPDFEGLDALILGVSPDTPAKHRNFIEKQSLDITLLADEDKKVCEAYGVWQLKKFMGRESMGVVRSTFIINPEGKIAAAWEKVNVRKKKKVKGETVEVLHVDVVKETLKELQSK
- the cmoA gene encoding carboxy-S-adenosyl-L-methionine synthase CmoA yields the protein MIDKVFEKSITKQFEFDEEVASVFDDMLNRSVPYYKEMQRLTINFALNFLENNDKVYDLGCSTASTLIELAKHCDKELQLIGIDNSNAMLNRAKNKAKAFGVAIEFIEGDIHDIALEDAKLIISNYTLQFIRPLHREKLVQKIYDSLESGGVFIFSEKVISSNKTLNKQSIDEYYKFKKTQGYSEFEIAQKREALENVLIPYSEEENRQMIEDAGFSHCETLFKWVNFATFIAIK
- a CDS encoding bifunctional riboflavin kinase/FAD synthetase, with the protein product MLVDKKSITSIAIGGFDGMHMAHQTLFANLTKNGAIVVIETGYANLTPKTKREAFTSYPIYYYDLQSIKHLQGKEFMALLNEEFPNMRKIVVGFDFCFGANRTHCISELKELFHGEVVVINEVCINNIPVHSRIIREYIVKGDFLTANTLLGRKYTIDGVQVKGQGLGSKSFVPTINLKVEDYLLPNEGVYATKTIVEKQSYESITFLGHRVTTDGSFAIETHILDKNLTNHRKEVQIKFFEKIRDNQKFDSFEDLKLQIDQDIIDVKNYFQK